From the genome of Phaeodactylum tricornutum CCAP 1055/1 chromosome 9, whole genome shotgun sequence:
ATGAGAGAACAAAATGGTGGCAACGCTGGAACAGAAAAAGTACACGGTAGGTGTAAACCTACGTCACTACTTTCAAATTGGTCGCTATCACGGTAAACTCTCGTGAAGACGGACTCTGTAGACTTAGTTCTGTCGTTCCAATTGTCAATTTGAGGCTTTCAACCTGTGATGTGGCAAGAGACTTACCATACCGGGACCCTAGTCCATATTCTAGCTCCGTCTCGGCTTGACGGTGTGTGTATTTTTGCCTTTTTGTGTATCACCAAACCCTACATATAGTGTTAAAATTGGAGGGCTGGTAAGACAAGTAGAAATCCACTCTTAAGCGTCCAATCCTCATTCACTCCGCAGTTCCGTTGGCTATCCGCCATCGAACGGCACCGGACGGTGACCAGTATTACAAGAGACGCCAGCGAGGGAGTGCAGGTTCTCCGTGAGGATCTGATCTTTCTCGTTGGAGCGATTattcgttcactgtcagtcattATCAGCAACTACGCAATCCATAACCCCGTTGCCTAGAGCTAGCTTGGTAATACATTAGTTGCTTATCGATCGAGTCCTGTACTGCTTTTTCTGCTTTACAGTCAGTATGAACGAATGTGCCGCGCCTTGGCAGACTCAAATCCTCTCTCAATCTCCACTAGTCAACCTAGCGTTCGGTTTCGTGCTGGCGTATCTGGTGGCGAGCAAATTAGCCGAATGGAATGTCCTCTACTGGCTCAAGCTCTCTTTCGagtttttcttttgtcccGTCCCTCTCGTGGACGTACAAATGACGGCAGCGGAGCGTCGGGATGACGGTGTCGACGTCGAACCCTCCGCAAAGATTGACTTGAGAGATCCCTCGCGTCCCACCATGATCCAGTGTTACGATCCTTCCACCTTGCAGCGTTTGGGCGAAGTCCCTGCCATGACACCCGATAATGTCCACGACTTGCTCGTCAAGGCTTCGATTGCCCAAAAGGAATGGGCCCGAACCTCCTTTGCCCAACGCCGTCGCGTACTCCGGACCATACAAAAATACATTGTCCATCACGTCGAGGATATTTGCCGAGTGGCGAGCCGTGATTCCGGTAAACCCAAAGTCGACGCACTTTTGGGCGAAGTCCTCACCACGTGTGAAAAAATACGCGCCGTCAACGCTTATGGCGAGCTCTGGTTGCGTCCTTCCTACCGACCCACGGGACCCCTCATGCTCCACAAGACGGCATTTGTGGAGTACGTACCGCTAGGCATCGTCGCCCCCATTGCGCCGTGGAATTATCCCTTTCACAATCTCCTCAATCACATCATTTCCGGAATTTTTGCCGGCAACGCCGTCGTCGGGAAGGTTTCCGAACACACATCCTGGAGTGCCAGTTACTTTGGACGCATCGTGGCCCGGGCCCTCGTGGAACACGGACACAATCCCAATTTGTGTGCCATTGTAACCGGCTACGGTGACGCGGGTGCCGCCCTCGTCTCACACCCACTCGTCGATAAGGTTGTCTTTACTGGGTCTCCCGGTATTGGTAAAAAAGTCATGGAAACAGCCTCGCACGTTCTCAAACCCGTCATTCTCGAATTGGGAGGCAAAGACGCTATGGTCGTTATGGAAGATTGTCAATTGAAAGACGTGGTGCCCTGGGTCATGCGCGGGTGCTTTCAGAATTGTGGACAAAATTGTGTCGGAATCGAGCGGGTTCTCGTCTACGAATCCCTGCACGATGCCTTTGTGGAAGAGGTGACCGCGCAGGTCAAGGCTCTGCGGCAAGGTATTCCGTTGGAAACGTGCGGCTCGTCCGCCGACGTCGATTGTGGTTCCATGGTCATGGACGGACAGTTGGATCTAATTCAAGCCTTGGTGGACGACGCAGTCAAGCAAGGTGCTACAGTCGTTACCGGCGGTAAACGCGCAGTAAACGGCAATGGACAGTTCTACGAACCCACTATTCTAACCGGAGTGACCGCCGAGATGCGAGTCTTTCAGGAAGAAGTATTCGGACCCGTCATGACGATTGTCAGAGTCCCCaaggatgatgatgaagcCTGCCTGCGGCTCGTCAATAACAGTGCGTTTGGACTCGGCTCAAGTGTTTATTGTGGCAATCAACGCCGTGGTCTCGCACTGGGACGTCAAATTCGCTCCGGTATGCTCTGCATCAACGATTTTGGGTCCAACTATCTGGTACAGTCGTTGCCCTTCGGCGGCGTGAAAGAATCCGGTTTCGGACGCTTTGCCGGTATTGAAGGATTACAGGCCATGTGTTTGGAGCGATCCATCCTTGTCGATCGCATTCCTGGAATTAAGACGACCATCCCACCACCCATCAATTACCCAATCGACAAACAAAAGGGACTGCCGTTTGCGGCTTCGCTGATTCAGCTGTTTTACAACGAAAGCATCATTGGAAAGATCAAAGGTATTTTCGGACTCATCAAGTTTGGATGATCGAAATGCCGGTAGGAAGGCAGCTCTTGTTTGCAATGTTCACAGTAGACGCACATTTGTCTACCACAAACACTAATTGGAAAGTtttattcactgtcaataattGAAGTGTATCAGTTTACGCAAATGCATCCAGAATAAGCCAGGCTTGCTATAGATGTACACCTACAGCACTGGTATCTCTATCATATTTAGTCCGTCTTTATAGGTAGATGTACGCCTGCTGCACAGTGACTCTATCATTGCTTTCGATTCTACAATTACGGCGGGATGCATACAATTGTGGACACGCAAAGAGATGTACGCATAATACGGATAGATTTGGCTCTTACAGTCGTTACTGCGATTCAATTTCCTTCACCATATCGTGGAGGGCATCTTCCATGGCTTGTTGAATGATGACTGGGGCTGCATTTTTAGGCACGGATCCCACGGCCGATCCCATGAGCCGCTGCGCGGCTCGTCGCTTGCCAATTAAGGTTGGATCGGATAGAGTAAGGTTGAAACGGTGCGGACTGCGTACGTAATCAACCGTTTGTTCGCGACCTTCCAGAAGCACAAAGATCCCGTCCTTACCCATTGTTTCCACAGCTTGGGCGGCGAACAAAATAACTTCCCCTTGTGTGAATTGAGCAACGGTGGGAATGTTCTTGGAGACGGCCAAACTTTTGAGCGTCGTGTTTTGCACTTCCGATACGAGCACATCGAGACCCAAACCGTGAATGCGGATATCGTACTTTCCGTTGAATTTACCAAAGGTCAGCATTTTCATGTAATTGGCAATGTTTCCTTTGGTCAGAGCCTTTGTGGCATCGAATCCGTCAATACCGGGTTGTTGCTCGCACCAGGTCGCCGCCAAGAGTGTGACGGAACGAAATACGTTGCCGTTGGACCAGGTGACGACCTGTTTGCCCTGGTCCTGTTCTAGTGTTTGACGCAAGAGCGCGACGGTGGTGCCTTTTCCCGTTCCAGAGAGGCCGACCAATACAATCACGCCCGACGCTTGTTGTCCAACGTGCTGGAGAATGATGGAAGCGACCTCCGCGGGTGCTTTGCCCAAAACGTCAATGGTTATATAGGGTTCGGGTGTAAAGTCCGGATCGATGACCCCTTTTTTCTTGGCAAATTCAATACCTATCTCTAGCTTTTCGCCGTCTTCCACGTCCCGTTGGACCGTCAAAGCTCCTTCGTACGAGGCCAAGCGTCCAAAGACACTCGATTTGGCAAAGTGCCGAAGTATCGCGGTACTCGTTTCGGCATTTTGTTTCGACAACGTTGCGTAAGAAATCCCTCGGAAAAACTTCGTTTTATTCCAGCCAATGTGGTAACGATAGGCTGCTGCGGAGACTGTGAACAAAaacaaatccatggttcGTTGGACAGACGGTATCGTAGTTCGATTGTGGGCGAAGGATCCCAAGGCGATTGTTGGTCTACGGCTGCTCTCAAGCGGTTGGCCGGAACGTAAAGCGCGCCGCGAGAATGGCGAGCCTAGAAACCGAGCGATTCTTGATACGAGACACAGCTCAACAAACAGTAAAAGAGTCGGGTAAGGTTACTCTCTTACACTTTCCAGGAGTCGTACGTACGGAGGGCTCTAGAGTGGTGCGGCGGAACAACAGGAAGTGACCGTTCGAGACGTGATTCTCGGCTTGTCGAACTGAAAATGACTAGATCTGTAACCGTGAGCACAGTCGCACGACGCACCAAGAATACGTTTGATTGGATTGATTTATCCAGAAAAATTGTCAGAAATACACACATCAAGTCGTGCTTACTTTCCTGGCCACGACAATGATCAAACCGGAACGAAATGATCGGCTGTTACCAGTAAGGGCACGTTACCGGGACCGACCGTTGTCAATAGAAAGTTGCTCCGCGAATTCTGCACACGTGCTTAATGTAAAATAGTGAAGAAATGCTACGAAAGGTTGGCGCGTTCAAAAGTAGCATTATTTCTTCTTGGCTGCCGCCCCAAAAAAGGCGCTCATTTTTTTCATCCCCTTGGTGTTCACCTTGGCCAGTTTTTTTGCTCCTATAGTTTGCGAAGGCGGCCCTCGTTTAGTCGAAATCGTGTTGATGTTGCCACTTGTATCTTCCGATACGGTTTGTGTGAGACGTTCGTTCCAGTCGGCCGTGGAAACGGTCGGCAGCGTCATTGTTGGTGCTCCCGAGTGGCCAGCATCCGGGTTGTTACTAGCCTGTTGGGCTACGAGTCGCCGTTTTTGCCGTTCGGTTGTCGTTTCGAGCACCGACTCGGTCACCTCTAGATGCTCGAGAAAACGGCTTTGCCAAACTGGACGGAGATACTGACATACAACCTGAATGCTCTCTTCTTTGGCTTGTATTTGTGCACTCACCGATAGAGACTGCGGTTGGAGGGTACTGACGCACGTCGGCGTGGTCGTTGCGGCGTTTTCGGGCGAGCCCGTCTGTGACAGAGGCTGGTCAAAGTGTGCGGCTGGTGGCGGCTCAAGTGAACCCGCTACTGGTGATTTGGATCTCTTCGGATCACACTCATCGCGCTGGCCTCCCAACTGGAAGGAATCGCTAAAGGCACCGCCGTTAACCGCTTCCTTAGCCAGAGCTGCGGCGGCGTTTGAGGTGGCCGTTTCGTTGACCGCTTGCTGTAACAGCACCGCCTCTACGGCTTGTTGCTTACGCGTCAACCAGACGAGTGCCTTGGCGACGGAGAATCTATAAAAGCATTCGTTCGGATCGGACGATGCGCTGTCCATAGCCAGACTCATACTGGCCAAGACATGCCGATACTGCGCCTTATCCATGACCAGGTCGCTTACGTGGGGAGGAAATGTTGTGGCCACAATCTGTTCGAGGGGTTGCCAGGATTGCGACTGAGCTGCAGAGTGGTTCCCGGAGGTCGTAGTGTTGGCAGTTGCATTGTCGTCGGTCAAACACCAAAAGAGCGGATCCACTGGAGTCGCCGTGTACAAAGATCCGTCTCCCACAACATAGTCGTCTCCAACCAAGTAGGAGCCATACCGTGTCGAAATTGACTGTAACTCCGCCACGGCAACGTGCGGATTAGTACGGTCGGTAGTGGTTTTGGTTGTAGACGCTAGGGAAGAAGTTGTAACGGTTGACGTGCCCCCGTTATTGCTACCAACaccgttgttgctgctgggGTAAGAAATCAGGTAGGCACGATCGTCCCCCGTAGCTGGATCGGGCAAGTGGCGTACAACAACACCTGTACGAACGCCGATCGAAGTTGACGAAAGCTCAACGTCTGCGCTGCTCCAAAGGCTGGCACTAGCAGCAGCGCGGCCGTTGCCGACGGCATCAACCTCGTTTTGTAGAGACGGAGACCAAACTGCTACCAAGAGACGGTCATCGCCTTCCGCCAAGCTTTGGGAAGTCCGAATCATCAAATAGCTGGTATTGTGAGCTCTGCTCTGACTGTGTATAGGGGGCAGTGAGCGCCAATGGCAAAGTAGAGTGTGTTAATGTCAGACTAGAGGTCGATCGGATTGTGCGCTTCTTTTGCCCTGTCTTCGGCTTTACTATTAGATCTAGTAGGCtgtggacgacgactggaTAAGTGAACCCCTCGTTGCCTGTCACTTGGAGGGTTGCTTCGGCACGGATGCCGTTCATTTTTTTCGCGAACATGATAGGGTCGACACGCGTTCCATCCAGTAAACTGGAAAAACGATTCGTCAATAAATATATCCAAGTGAGCCCGCTCAAAGTTGATAACAGTAAGCACGTCACGCTTTCACCCCGACAGACACGAGGAGTTGCGCTAGCCGACTTGTCTATGATCATAAAATTAAGCAGTCGACTCGGAATAGGCAAAAAACACCTTGATACGAGTATGGTACTCTACAAAGAAACAAGTAGTGAACATGCTGTTTTGGAAATGTAAAATAACTGAAAAACGGTGTAGATTTGGGATAACACCATCGGAGAAATACTATTTAGAGTGGCTTGGCTGCCCACACTTTCTGGCTAGCAAAAACCTACTCTCGATCTCCCGCTGAGTAGTTAGAGTAGTTCATAAGACGAGCGCAACACATCACTACAGAGTCGCCCACAGTCGTATGTGAggtcaactttcttggcAGCGATTCAATTTGTCGATTCAAGTCCCGTCGTGTCGATGGTTCCCACCTCGGTCAATTCAACGGTGCCTCCGTCAGCATACTGACTTACTCGTGTCGTCCACCCAGGAACGAAACCGTTCGTACCATCCGGCCCTTTGGCTTGCGATGGAATGTTATGTCCAGCACGAGCTTTCTTTACGGCTAAATTCAATTTCGGCCTTTCCTTCCGTGACGTACCCAGTTTTGACTCCAAATACAGATCAGTTGTCCGGCACAGTCCGTACAATTTTCCTTCGTGAAGAATTCCTTCGACCGCTTCGTCTTCCTTCAACACGGAAAGCTTACAGCCCACGATTTGTGCTAGTTCAACCGGGTATTTGTCCTCATCTTCATTGGCGGCGTAGAAATCAGCCGTGCCTGCCGCGAAATTCAAATCCTGGAGCCGGCCCCGCATCAACGTGGCTTGGCCACTCACCAAGACTCGAACGTCACGCAAACCTTTACCGTTTTTGGATGGGACAAACGATACGAGATCCCCACGACGCGGATGCGACGACTGGTCGACTGCCAAAGACGAACCCGCGCCTTGAGCAGCCAACGCGCCCTTCTTGTACCGTAAAGTGGAAAGAAGTGGTGACGATCCGTCAGCCTTGTCCCCGCTTTCGTTAGCGACTGCCGCTCCAGCCTTTACGCCAAACATATGGAGAGGGTCTTCCAACAGCAAAATGCACCCTTGTTCGGTGACGGGTTCGGTAACTGACGGTTTTTTCCGGTCCTCGTCTATTGAATCCCATCGTCCTGGCTTGCCGCCTTCCTGAGAAACTGCCGAGCTGGCGTGCCGAATCGGCGTATTCTTAAGCGTCGTGTAGGCAGGTTGGAGCAAAATGATCCCCTTGCAGGCGTTGGGATCAGGCTTACTCGAAATCGTTTCCTTGGGTAAAACTGTAACGTTCAAAGCGACACGCTTACCGTTTTTTTCTGTCCCGATATCAAATTTGACTTCGTCGCCTTTGCGGATCAATGCTTTCTTCTTATTGGCCGGAGCCGTAGATTCAGTCTCCGGGCTGGCACCGAGGACGCTCGAGAGATTGAAGAAGAGAATCTCTCGCTTCGCCGCGTTATCATCCAACACAGAAATGAAACCAAATTGTCGGGCAGGAACGACTTCGTGCACGACACCAAGCCCTGTAGCCTCAGTCACCGATATTTCTGAAATATGTCGTTCCACTACACGGATATTTTCGAGCACACACTGCCCGGTCCTTCGAGATTGAACCACGTCAAGCGTGACCCGGTCATCCAGAGACGGAGGAAGATCATCCCTTAGCTCTAAAGACAGACTACTTTTATCGAAGCGTAAACTCTTGAATGCTTTTGGAGCCCCCTTCGTTCTACCTTTGACCGGTGGTAGACCCGGCTTTGTATTCCCCTTTCCACTTTCGTCAGCGCCGTCCGTATCGAGCTCTTTCACATCCTTTTTCTCGTCGGCATAGGAAGGCGTCTCTTCGTTTGCCTTGGTTGGTTCAGCGATCACTTTGCTTATACAGACTCGACCTTCGTAACTGGGTTCGCCGGACTGTTTAATGTGTGTCAAATTCAGTGCTCCTTTTGCCTTTTGCTCGATCAGTTCAAGCAAAACCTCATCTTCCTTTACGCTCTGAATATCACGGAATACGATCGGTGTTTCTATGTCGCTGGCTAGATATTCATCGATTAATTTGGCCACCATCGGATGACGTTCGTCCGTTGTCATGGGGTTAACGGCTTCCTCGAGGTCCACAGCACCAGCATACGGTTGCTTCATGTCTTCCTTGCTGATGACGCCTTCTGCATCCATGGTGAGAACTTTTTTGAGCACCACGGTGTTCGGTGGCAGAAGCAAAACTCGCTGCGCTTTCATGTTCTCCCGTTCGTGGGGCTGCGACGATTGGCGGCTACGGTGATGTCTCGACGTAGCGTGCGAATTGATGTTTCCGTGTATTGAAAGATCAAAATGAACCTCGACCCCTGGTTCGAGCCGTAACGGACTCCCGTGTTCATCTATTTCCGATAGTCCCATATTCCGTCGTAGATCAACTTGAAGCTCGTCCGGCAGCATCTGGTAAAGCTTAAAGTGCACATCCACCGGGCGCTCGGCAAAGTGGATGAACCCGTATCCTTCCTTCACTGCGTTCACGACGCCCTCCGCTCGCATGGCCAGTGACATGTTAATGAGACGGACCGCACGCTTGGGATCGATATCGGCAGATTCGTTGTCCAAATATTCGTCGGAAGTGGCACTTCCGATATTCAAAGGATGATCGGATGGTGTCAGAAATTGTGTCGGTGCCGCATGACAGGCGCCTTCGTCCACAAAGTCTCGCCATACGTCGAACAGTAACGTGTCACCGATCGAGATCCAAACCCCCACATCAGCCCCAGAGTGGAAGGAATAAGTTCCCCCGGGAGACTCATGCGAAGTCAAGTAGACCTCCTGGATCACCCGTTCGTTTCCTTCCTCGTCCACGTCATGGATCGGTTGTGCGAGACGTACACGGCCGCGCTGTTCCAAAGAGTGGCCTGAATCGACCGGTTGCGGACACATGGTCACTACACCAGTCATTCCAGTAGCCAGCACATCGTGAAACTTGACACTCCCTCGCGGCTGCGCCTTGACCTTGCGAGCACTAATACGTCGCTGCGAGGGTCTATTCGATCCTTCGCGGTCGTCCTGCACCACGAGAAACTTCATCTCTTGTCCCTCTTTGAggacaaagtcttcgtcgtcggctcCATCgccgtcttcatcatcgGACAAATGTATACTGGAATAGTGGAAGTATACCTGTTCGCGACGTTTGTTACTCTTTAGGAATCCGTAATCTCCTTTCAGAGACGTGACGACGCCGTGCTCTTCcgtggcttcgtccaacatgCGTTTTTCCGCTTCTTGTCCTGCTCGTtccttttccgacaagaTCAGCGTAATGTTGCGAGCAAATTGGTCCTTGGTCCGCCGATCCGTGACCATGGAGAACTCCACCAAATCTCCTCGTGACAATCGAGTGGACCGGCGCGTATTGCGGACGTCGCCACTGTTGGCGGAGGATTCGACGGCGCCGGGTGTTTGTCCGTAGTCGTCTAGCGTAAAGCGCAACAAGGGGCCTTCGGCTTTGGCCGTGATCGCCTCGACTGGGGCCGGTTCCGCCGGTTCCACCGATTCATTTTCCACCGAAGCCGTTCGCTCCGGTGGAACGAGCACCCGAATAGTACCATCCGTGCTGACGGCACTGGATTTGCCGCTGTTGCGGTTGTGGTGGCGGTCCCCGGCTCGATCGGTGCGCACGGGACGTTCCACAATCCCGGTAAAGCGCTGTCCGGGAGTGTCTTCCGTTTCCCACACCACTGTACCGGGCTCCAAGACGCACACGTCCAAGGCGGCCAGCTTGTCGGCATCCCGGGCGGACGAACCCACCCGAAACTGGACTTCCGTGTCGATTTGCAAATCATCCGGATGCGCGGTAGCGTCGTGGAGTGCCGAATAGTGAAAAAAGATTTCTTCCGGTCGTTCGGCACAACGAATGAATCCAAAATTGTCCCGGAGTGAGCAAATGACGCCTTGTTCCAGAGGGAGTCGTGAATGATCGGGTCCGCGGTGGGTTGTGCGGCGGTTGCCCCGTTCGGATCGGTGTTGCGAGGGGCCTCCGGAGTTGTAACGATTGCCGTTGCCGTCCGCGCGTCCTCCACGGGTTCCCCGCactggttgttgttgttgttgttgttgttgttcggCTTGAATGTCGAGTAGACTGGGAAGTGGTGAtggttgtggtggtggtgtccGACTCGTGGAAGAAGCGTGGGTGGGGACTACCGCAGGTGTGGGGTTGCGAGGGTTGGAGAGCGCCGCTGCACGCCGCCGGTCCTGAAAGATCCGTCCCATATCGCGTGGTGCATCCGTCATACCGTCGAGTCTGAAGAAGAGTGTGTACCAGAGAAAAGGGACTTTGCGATTAAAGTCACACACCAATTTTACAAACGCACTGTATGTgtgttttgttgttgttgttggtggtgttgttgttgcacgAAGACAAACGCCGTACGGTTCCGGAACAGTTTTCGCACACACAAACTCGAGAACGAAAAGATGGGATTGACAAACTACACACtctacacaaaccaaacCTCCGACGCACAACGATCAAAGTAGactgtctcactgtcagttaaATAGAGACGAGCACAGGGATTGTTGCGACGGGTACTGGACTTTGTAGGTAGTTTTGTTGTGAGAGAGGTAGTAGGTGTTGTGGtgctctcactgtcaatggtcCTCTCCCCACACGGTCCCAAGGCGGCGTGCCGCCATCTGCCTTCGCGTTTTCGTGCGGGGGGAGAAAAACGACGAGATATTCCGGACGAAACACAGACGCCCTCCAGACCGGTGCGCG
Proteins encoded in this window:
- a CDS encoding predicted protein, which produces MIQCYDPSTLQRLGEVPAMTPDNVHDLLVKASIAQKEWARTSFAQRRRVLRTIQKYIVHHVEDICRVASRDSGKPKVDALLGEVLTTCEKIRAVNAYGELWLRPSYRPTGPLMLHKTAFVEYVPLGIVAPIAPWNYPFHNLLNHIISGIFAGNAVVGKVSEHTSWSASYFGRIVARALVEHGHNPNLCAIVTGYGDAGAALVSHPLVDKVVFTGSPGIGKKVMETASHVLKPVILELGGKDAMVVMEDCQLKDVVPWVMRGCFQNCGQNCVGIERVLVYESLHDAFVEEVTAQVKALRQGIPLETCGSSADVDCGSMVMDGQLDLIQALVDDAVKQGATVVTGGKRAVNGNGQFYEPTILTGVTAEMRVFQEEVFGPVMTIVRVPKDDDEACLRLVNNSAFGLGSSVYCGNQRRGLALGRQIRSGMLCINDFGSNYLVQSLPFGGVKESGFGRFAGIEGLQAMCLERSILVDRIPGIKTTIPPPINYPIDKQKGLPFAASLIQLFYNESIIGKIKGIFGLIKFG
- a CDS encoding predicted protein gives rise to the protein MDLFLFTVSAAAYRYHIGWNKTKFFRGISYATLSKQNAETSTAILRHFAKSSVFGRLASYEGALTVQRDVEDGEKLEIGIEFAKKKGVIDPDFTPEPYITIDVLGKAPAEVASIILQHVGQQASGVIVLVGLSGTGKGTTVALLRQTLEQDQGKQVVTWSNGNVFRSVTLLAATWCEQQPGIDGFDATKALTKGNIANYMKMLTFGKFNGKYDIRIHGLGLDVLVSEVQNTTLKSLAVSKNIPTVAQFTQGEVILFAAQAVETMGKDGIFVLLEGREQTVDYVRSPHRFNLTLSDPTLIGKRRAAQRLMGSAVGSVPKNAAPVIIQQAMEDALHDMVKEIESQ
- a CDS encoding predicted protein — protein: MIRTSQSLAEGDDRLLVAVWSPSLQNEVDAVGNGRAAASASLWSSADVELSSTSIGVRTGVVVRHLPDPATGDDRAYLISYPSSNNGVGSNNGGTSTVTTSSLASTTKTTTDRTNPHVAVAELQSISTRYGSYLVGDDYVVGDGSLYTATPVDPLFWCLTDDNATANTTTSGNHSAAQSQSWQPLEQIVATTFPPHVSDLVMDKAQYRHVLASMSLAMDSASSDPNECFYRFSVAKALVWLTRKQQAVEAVLLQQAVNETATSNAAAALAKEAVNGGAFSDSFQLGGQRDECDPKRSKSPVAGSLEPPPAAHFDQPLSQTGSPENAATTTPTCVSTLQPQSLSVSAQIQAKEESIQVVCQYLRPVWQSRFLEHLEVTESVLETTTERQKRRLVAQQASNNPDAGHSGAPTMTLPTVSTADWNERLTQTVSEDTSGNINTISTKRGPPSQTIGAKKLAKVNTKGMKKMSAFFGAAAKKK
- a CDS encoding predicted protein, with translation MTDAPRDMGRIFQDRRRAAALSNPRNPTPAVVPTHASSTSRTPPPQPSPLPSLLDIQAEQQQQQQQQPVRGTRGGRADGNGNRYNSGGPSQHRSERGNRRTTHRGPDHSRLPLEQGVICSLRDNFGFIRCAERPEEIFFHYSALHDATAHPDDLQIDTEVQFRVGSSARDADKLAALDVCVLEPGTVVWETEDTPGQRFTGIVERPVRTDRAGDRHHNRNSGKSSAVSTDGTIRVLVPPERTASVENESVEPAEPAPVEAITAKAEGPLLRFTLDDYGQTPGAVESSANSGDVRNTRRSTRLSRGDLVEFSMVTDRRTKDQFARNITLILSEKERAGQEAEKRMLDEATEEHGVVTSLKGDYGFLKSNKRREQVYFHYSSIHLSDDEDGDGADDEDFVLKEGQEMKFLVVQDDREGSNRPSQRRISARKVKAQPRGSVKFHDVLATGMTGVVTMCPQPVDSGHSLEQRGRVRLAQPIHDVDEEGNERVIQEVYLTSHESPGGTYSFHSGADVGVWISIGDTLLFDVWRDFVDEGACHAAPTQFLTPSDHPLNIGSATSDEYLDNESADIDPKRAVRLINMSLAMRAEGVVNAVKEGYGFIHFAERPVDVHFKLYQMLPDELQVDLRRNMGLSEIDEHGSPLRLEPGVEVHFDLSIHGNINSHATSRHHRSRQSSQPHERENMKAQRVLLLPPNTVVLKKVLTMDAEGVISKEDMKQPYAGAVDLEEAVNPMTTDERHPMVAKLIDEYLASDIETPIVFRDIQSVKEDEVLLELIEQKAKGALNLTHIKQSGEPSYEGRVCISKVIAEPTKANEETPSYADEKKDVKELDTDGADESGKGNTKPGLPPVKGRTKGAPKAFKSLRFDKSSLSLELRDDLPPSLDDRVTLDVVQSRRTGQCVLENIRVVERHISEISVTEATGLGVVHEVVPARQFGFISVLDDNAAKREILFFNLSSVLGASPETESTAPANKKKALIRKGDEVKFDIGTEKNGKRVALNVTVLPKETISSKPDPNACKGIILLQPAYTTLKNTPIRHASSAVSQEGGKPGRWDSIDEDRKKPSVTEPVTEQGCILLLEDPLHMFGVKAGAAVANESGDKADGSSPLLSTLRYKKGALAAQGAGSSLAVDQSSHPRRGDLVSFVPSKNGKGLRDVRVLVSGQATLMRGRLQDLNFAAGTADFYAANEDEDKYPVELAQIVGCKLSVLKEDEAVEGILHEGKLYGLCRTTDLYLESKLAGDRE